Proteins encoded within one genomic window of Pseudomonas cannabina:
- a CDS encoding ABC transporter permease, with amino-acid sequence MSSQEKSLPALPQSTSTPRPERNLWQRSGTRLKGLVVPALVIVLLEIIVRIGWLPSYQMPAPSEILLTLRDLADGALWKHISASLLRVLSGFLIGASLALVFAAWVGLSREAEAYLEPTFAGLRSIPSLAWVPLLLLWLGIGETSKIVLIAIGAFFPVYLNGVAAIRGIDRKLVEVGQMYGFSRYRLTRRILLPAALPGLFTGLRSGMSLAWMFLVAAELIAATKGLGYLLSDGRETSRPDIVLAAIIVLATLGKLSDGLLAGLEKRFLAWRDTFNGQSREG; translated from the coding sequence ATGAGTAGTCAGGAAAAATCTCTGCCCGCCCTGCCGCAGAGCACATCTACTCCCCGGCCGGAGCGCAATTTGTGGCAGCGCTCTGGCACACGGCTCAAAGGGCTGGTAGTCCCCGCGCTGGTCATCGTGTTGCTGGAAATCATCGTGCGCATCGGCTGGCTGCCGTCTTACCAGATGCCGGCGCCCAGTGAAATCCTGCTGACCCTGCGCGACCTGGCGGACGGTGCGCTGTGGAAGCACATCAGCGCCAGCCTGTTGCGGGTGCTCAGCGGCTTTCTGATCGGTGCCAGTCTGGCGCTGGTATTCGCAGCCTGGGTCGGGCTCAGTCGCGAGGCCGAGGCTTATCTGGAACCGACTTTCGCCGGGCTGCGTTCGATTCCCAGCCTCGCCTGGGTGCCGCTTCTGTTGCTGTGGCTGGGGATTGGCGAGACTTCAAAGATCGTTCTGATCGCCATCGGCGCGTTCTTCCCCGTGTACCTCAATGGCGTGGCCGCCATTCGCGGCATTGACCGCAAGTTGGTAGAGGTCGGTCAGATGTACGGCTTCAGTCGCTATCGCCTGACCCGACGCATCCTGCTGCCCGCCGCCCTGCCCGGCCTGTTCACCGGTTTGCGCAGCGGCATGAGCCTGGCGTGGATGTTTCTGGTGGCAGCCGAGCTGATCGCAGCCACCAAAGGCCTCGGTTATCTGCTCAGCGACGGACGCGAAACATCGCGCCCGGACATCGTATTGGCCGCCATTATCGTCCTCGCCACACTGGGCAAACTCAGCGACGGCCTGCTGGCGGGCC